Genomic segment of Methanobrevibacter woesei:
ATAACCTTGTTTTAAAACAAGAGGAAAATCAATATTTAATTCATTTTTAAAGGTATCTTTTTCAAGTATTTGATAATTAGGGGTTGTAACACCAATTTCATTGTAAAATTTCTTTGTATTGATTTTATCTGAAGTTAATTCAACAGCTCTAACATTAGATGCTATAACAGGAATATTATATTCAGATTCAATTTCCTCTTTCATATGGGCAACATCTATTAAAGGAGGATCAATACCAATTAATGGAATAACTGCATCAACATTTTCTGAAATAGCTATTTGTTTAGGAGCATCCATTCCACGAGGTACAATTATTACTTTATCTGGTAAATTTAAGTTTATAGCATCTTCATTAGATTCTGTTAAAATACTTTCAATTCCTTTTTCCTTAACATAGTAATCTACATCATCATACAATCTTGAACCAATAAATAAAATTTTCATACAATCCCCTTTATAATTTTAATTAATTCTAATGCATTTTTTTCAACAACTTCAGTTAAATTCTCATTATAATCCATAGATTCAGGTTCAATACCAATAAAAATTATTTTAAAATCATGCTCTCTAGTTAAATACTTGACAAAATAAGAAAGAGACATTGAATGAGTTGAAATACCAATATTTACAAAATTCTCAGAGCTGACAACTTTAACAGTTCCAGGTTCTTCATCCATTAAACAGGCATCTAAAATAATAATATGGGAAGGATTATCCTTTTTTATTTTACCTGTAAAATTTTCAGGAACTGTTTCACCATTAATTAAAACTATATTATCCTCTGAAAGCTCTTTTTCTAATTTTTTAATAATGAACGGACCAACACCATCATCACATTTAAGTTCATTACCAACTCCCAAAATTAGTAACTTTTCATAGTCTTGTAAAAACTCAGATAAATCATTTTTAATTGAAATAAAAATCACCTTACATACTCAGTTTTAATTGTTTCAATTCCCTTACCCA
This window contains:
- the hycI gene encoding hydrogenase maturation peptidase HycI; this encodes MIFISIKNDLSEFLQDYEKLLILGVGNELKCDDGVGPFIIKKLEKELSEDNIVLINGETVPENFTGKIKKDNPSHIIILDACLMDEEPGTVKVVSSENFVNIGISTHSMSLSYFVKYLTREHDFKIIFIGIEPESMDYNENLTEVVEKNALELIKIIKGIV